The following are from one region of the Pleurodeles waltl isolate 20211129_DDA chromosome 4_1, aPleWal1.hap1.20221129, whole genome shotgun sequence genome:
- the LOC138288409 gene encoding uncharacterized protein, whose protein sequence is MGRRPAPGKKRKVQCSPEPVRATLPSSPVHNVSASRSQNNAERNHQLEPLSGNLPNVILLSMLEKLDAKLDNLQNTLEDVPSRVAGLMEKIWIARGQYHFDNGSVSLEVVSPVTVGEYSFSRSPPVPLSVRAREQNQYLQPTPPYGCEPQQSQLLKPMSPDGREPQQNCTVSRWPPDIPVIPGEPSLGLLPVTDDEQEPQQDQCIQLLIPDEHKPEEHLKKEPLYADSWNPQQNFFMQPSIHEEHGPQQNNCRQPVLPDEK, encoded by the coding sequence aaagaaaagtacagtGTTCACCTGAACCCGTCAGAGCCACACTTCCATCTTCTCCTGTCCATAATGTGTCAGCTTCAAGATCCCAAAATAATGCTGAGAGGAACCATCAGCTGGAGCCGCTATCTGGGAACCTACCCAATGTGATCCTTTTATCTATGCTAGAGAAGTTGGATGCCAAATTGGATAACTTGCAGAATACCCTAGAGGATGTACCGTCTAGGGTCGCTGGGCTTATGGAGAAAATCTGGATAGCACGGGGTCAATATCACTTTGACAATGGTAGTGTGTCTTTGGAGGTGGTCAGTCCGGTGACGGTTGGAGAATATTCTTTCAGTAGGTCCCCTCCGGTCCCTCTttcagtcagggcaagggagcagaATCAATACCTTCAACCTACACCCCCATACGGGTGTGAACCacagcagagccagctcctcaaACCCATGTCTCCGGATGGCCGTGAACCACAGCAGAACTGTACTGTCTCCAGATGGCCTCCTGATATTCCAGTCATCCCAGGTGAGCCAAGCCTTGGTCTTCTGCCAGTGACTGATGATGAACAGGAACCACAGCAGGACCAGTGCATACAACTTTTGATCCCAGATGAACACAAACCAGAGGAACACTTGAAGAAGGAACCATTGTATGCAGACAGTTGGAACCCACAACAGAACTTCTTTATGCAGCCATCAATTCACGAAGAACATGGGCCACAGCAAAACAACTGCAGACAGCCAGTGCTCCCAGATGAGAAGTAA